A genomic window from Punica granatum isolate Tunisia-2019 chromosome 2, ASM765513v2, whole genome shotgun sequence includes:
- the LOC116197584 gene encoding uncharacterized protein LOC116197584 gives MDEEYYLYNGGFAKNRSGQIPAFGDWDYANDLPITQYFECARQAGLIRYSSSSGECDVPRPTTNTPADLYAPPPPPPRKTRAREKRCPNVKEQKKAGRICDVTQPPTRPRHVATRHAPASRHNVDGKLHRNDAVSYPRPRLAGAKPKPPKAVDEDLYKIPPELLHSSNRKKRLGFISRCLVPACSA, from the exons ATGGAT GAGGAATACTACCTGTATAACGGTGGTTTCGCGAAGAACCGGAGCGGGCAGATACCGGCGTTCGGGGACTGGGACTACGCCAACGACCTCCCCATTACTCAGTACTTCGAGTGCGCCAGGCAGGCCGGTCTCATCCGCTACAGTTCTTCCTCCGGCGAGTGCGACGTTCCCCGCCCCACCACCAACACCCCCGCCGACCTCtatgctcctcctcctcctcctcctcggaag ACAAGGGCGAGGGAAAAGCGATGCCCGAATGTCAAGGAGCAGAAGAAGGCGGGCAGAATTTGCGACGTGACGCAACCGCCAACCAGGCCCCGCCACGTGGCCACACGCCATGCCCCTGCTTCACGCCACAATGTCGATGGTAAGCTCCACCGGAACGACGCCGTCTCGTATCCCCGGCCTCGTCTCGCCGGCGCGAAACCCAAACCCCCCAAGGCAGTCGATGAGGACCTCTACAAGATACCCCCCGAGCTCCTCCACTCCTCCAACCGG AAGAAGAGGCTTGGGTTCATATCGAGGTGTCTCGTACCTGCCTGCTCCGCCTGA
- the LOC116197582 gene encoding germin-like protein subfamily 1 member 13, translated as MKLFVAILVYSLAMSSSFAFDPSPLQDICVAVDEPKNAVFVNGKFCKNPNLTVADDFLFQGINIPRDTNNNVGSFVTTVAVDQLPGLNTLGISLARIDYAPYGGLNPPHIHPRATEVIMCVEGELYVGFVLSNQLGNRLVTKVLKPGDVFVFPFAMIHFQLNIGKTAAVAISSLSSQNPGVITVANAVFGSKPPINPDVLTKAFQVDKKVIDNLQSQFWYNNNS; from the exons ATGAAGCTCTTTGTAGCCATACTCGTGTATTCTTTGGCAATGTCAAGCAGCTTTGCATTTGATCCTAGTCCACTTCAGGACATTTGTGTGGCTGTAGATGAGCCCAAAAATGCTG tATTTGTGAACGGGAAATTCTGCAAGAACCCGAACCTTACAGTTGCTGATGATTTCCTCTTCCAAGGGATCAACATTCCCCGGGATACCAACAACAACGTTGGGTCCTTTGTGACTACTGTTGCTGTTGACCAGCTCCCGGGTCTTAACACTCTAGGGATCTCTTTGGCCCGCATTGACTATGCCCCTTACGGCGGCCTGAACCCACCTCACATCCACCCTCGTGCAACTGAGGTCATCATGTGCGTAGAGGGCGAGCTCTATGTTGGGTTCGTCTTGTCAAACCAGCTCGGAAACAGGCTCGTCACCAAAGTCCTGAAGCCTGGAGATGTGTTCGTCTTCCCATTCGCGATGATTCACTTCCAACTCAACATAGGGAAGACCGCCGCAGTCGCAATCTCAAGCTTGAGCAGCCAGAATCCTGGTGTCATAACGGTTGCTAATGCCGTGTTCGGATCTAAGCCACCGATTAACCCGGATGTCTTGACCAAGGCTTTCCAGGTGGACAAGAAAGTTATAGATAATCTCCAATCTCAATTTTGGTACAACAACAACAGTTAA
- the LOC116197583 gene encoding germin-like protein subfamily 1 member 13 produces the protein MKLFVALLLCALAISSSFAFDPSPLQDICVAVDEPKNAVFVNGKFCKNPNLTVADDFLFRGINIPRDTNNNVGSIVTTVAVDQLPGLNTLGISLARIDYARHGLNPPHIHPRATEVIMCVEGELYVGFVLSNQLGNRLITQVLKPGDVFVFPFAMIHFQLNIGKTAAVAISSLSSQNPGVITVANAVFGSKPPIKEDVLTKAFQVDKKVIDDLQSQFWYDNHH, from the exons ATGAAGCTCTTTGTAGCCCTACTCTTGTGTGCTTTGGCGATCTCGAGCAGCTTTGCCTTTGATCCTAGTCCACTTCAGGACATTTGTGTGGCTGTAGATGAGCCCAAAAATGCTG TGTTTGTAAACGGGAAATTTTGCAAGAACCCGAACCTTACAGTTGCTGACGATTTCCTCTTCCGAGGGATCAACATTCCTCGGGATACCAACAACAACGTCGGGTCCATTGTGACCACTGTTGCCGTTGACCAGCTCCCGGGTCTAAACACTCTAGGGATCTCTTTGGCTCGGATCGACTATGCCCGTCATGGCTTGAACCCACCCCACATCCACCCACGTGCAACTGAGGTCATCATGTGCGTTGAGGGCGAGCTCTATGTTGGGTTCGTCTTATCAAACCAGCTTGGAAACAGGCTTATCACCCAAGTCCTGAAGCCTGGAGACGTGTTTGTCTTCCCATTCGCGATGATTCACTTCCAGCTCAACATTGGCAAGACCGCCGCAGTTGCAATCTCAAGCTTGAGCAGCCAAAACCCCGGTGTCATAACAGTTGCTAATGCTGTGTTCGGATCTAAGCCACCGATTAAAGAAGATGTCTTGACCAAGGCATTCCAGGTGGACAAGAAAGTTATAGACGATCTCCAATCTCAGTTTTGGTACGACAACCACCATTAA